One Pantoea trifolii DNA segment encodes these proteins:
- the sdhA gene encoding succinate dehydrogenase flavoprotein subunit, translated as MSLPVREFDAVVIGAGGAGMRAALQISQSGQTCALLSKVFPTRSHTVSAQGGITVALGNTHDDNWEWHMYDTVKGSDFIGDQDAIEYMCHVGPEAILELEHMGLPFSRLDDGRVYQRPFGGQSKNFGGEQAARTAAAADRTGHALLHTLYQQNLKNKTTIFSEWYALDLVKNEDGAIVGCTAICMETGETVYFKAKATILATGGAGRIYQSTTNAHINTGDGVGMALRAGVPVQDMEMWQFHPTGIAGAGVLVTEGCRGEGGYLLNKHGERFMERYAPNAKDLAGRDVVARSMMVEIREGRGCDGPWGPHIKLKLDHLGADVLESRLPGILELSRTFAHVDPIKEPIPVIPTCHYMMGGVPTKVTGQALRVNEQGQDEVIPGLFAVGEIACVSVHGANRLGGNSLLDLVVFGRAAGVHLLECIEEQGELREATQENLDEAMARFNRWENNTTGEDPVEIRKALQRCMQNNFSVFRDGDAMREGLEELKVIRERLKSARLDDRSPDFNTQRIECLELDNLMETAYATAVAANFRTESRGAHSRFDFPDRDDENWLCHSLYVPQTESMTRREVNMQPKLRAAFPPKARTY; from the coding sequence ATGAGTTTGCCAGTCAGAGAATTTGATGCCGTGGTGATCGGCGCGGGTGGCGCAGGTATGCGTGCCGCCTTGCAAATCTCCCAATCGGGCCAGACTTGTGCCCTGTTATCCAAAGTTTTCCCAACCCGTTCCCATACCGTATCGGCGCAGGGCGGTATCACCGTTGCGCTGGGTAACACCCATGACGATAACTGGGAATGGCACATGTACGATACCGTCAAAGGTTCCGACTTTATCGGCGACCAGGACGCGATCGAATATATGTGTCATGTCGGTCCAGAAGCGATTCTGGAACTGGAACATATGGGATTGCCTTTCTCCCGTCTTGATGACGGCCGCGTTTATCAGCGTCCGTTTGGTGGTCAGTCGAAGAATTTCGGCGGTGAGCAGGCGGCGCGTACCGCGGCGGCTGCTGACCGTACCGGCCACGCCTTGCTGCATACGCTGTATCAGCAGAACCTGAAGAACAAAACCACCATCTTCTCCGAATGGTATGCGCTGGATCTGGTGAAAAACGAGGACGGTGCGATTGTCGGCTGTACGGCTATCTGCATGGAAACCGGCGAAACCGTCTATTTCAAAGCCAAGGCCACCATTCTGGCGACCGGCGGCGCGGGCCGTATTTACCAGTCCACCACTAATGCTCACATCAACACCGGTGACGGCGTTGGTATGGCGCTGCGCGCAGGCGTGCCGGTGCAGGATATGGAAATGTGGCAGTTCCACCCAACCGGTATTGCCGGTGCGGGCGTGCTGGTGACCGAAGGTTGCCGTGGTGAAGGTGGTTATCTGCTGAATAAGCACGGTGAACGTTTCATGGAACGTTACGCGCCAAACGCCAAAGATCTGGCGGGTCGTGATGTGGTTGCACGTTCAATGATGGTGGAAATCCGTGAAGGTCGCGGTTGCGATGGCCCTTGGGGTCCGCACATTAAACTGAAGCTCGACCATCTCGGTGCCGATGTACTGGAATCGCGACTGCCAGGCATCCTTGAGCTGTCGCGCACTTTTGCGCACGTTGACCCCATTAAAGAACCGATTCCAGTGATCCCAACCTGCCACTACATGATGGGCGGCGTGCCGACCAAAGTGACCGGTCAGGCGCTGCGCGTGAACGAGCAGGGCCAGGATGAGGTGATTCCAGGTCTGTTCGCTGTCGGCGAAATCGCCTGCGTATCGGTACACGGCGCAAACCGCCTCGGCGGCAACTCGCTGCTCGATCTGGTGGTGTTCGGCCGCGCAGCCGGTGTGCATCTGCTGGAGTGTATTGAAGAGCAGGGCGAACTGCGTGAAGCCACGCAGGAAAATCTTGATGAAGCGATGGCGCGATTTAACCGTTGGGAAAATAACACCACTGGTGAAGATCCGGTCGAAATCCGTAAAGCGCTGCAGCGCTGCATGCAGAACAACTTCTCGGTATTCCGCGATGGCGATGCGATGCGTGAAGGTCTGGAAGAGCTGAAAGTGATTCGTGAGCGATTGAAATCGGCGCGTCTGGATGACCGTTCGCCGGACTTCAACACCCAGCGTATCGAGTGCCTTGAGCTGGATAACCTGATGGAAACCGCTTACGCCACCGCTGTCGCCGCCAACTTCCGTACCGAAAGCCGTGGCGCGCATAGCCGCTTCGACTTCCCGGATCGCGATGATGAAAACTGGCTGTGCCACAGTCTCTATGTTCCGCAGACGGAAAGCATGACGCGCCGTGAGGTGAACATGCAACCGAAACTGCGTGCGGCCTTCCCGCCAAAAGCGCGTACCTACTAA
- a CDS encoding succinate dehydrogenase iron-sulfur subunit, producing MRLEFSIYRYNPEVDDKPRMQEYTLESEDGRDMMLLDALIRLKEKDPTLAFRRSCREGVCGSDGLNMNGKNGLACITPVSALGNGTKKIVIRPLPGLPVIRDLVVDMGQFYAQYEKIKPFLLNNGENPPAREHLQSPAEREHLDGLYECILCACCSTSCPSFWWNPDKFVGPAGLLAAYRFLIDSRDTETNARLDNLNDAFSVFRCHSIMNCVSVCPKGLNPTRAIGHIKSMLLQRGA from the coding sequence ATGAGACTCGAATTTTCTATTTATCGTTACAATCCGGAAGTCGACGACAAACCGCGTATGCAGGAATACACGCTGGAGTCGGAAGATGGTCGCGACATGATGCTGTTGGATGCGCTGATCCGTCTGAAAGAGAAAGACCCAACGCTGGCTTTCCGTCGCTCATGCCGTGAAGGCGTGTGCGGTTCAGATGGTCTGAACATGAACGGTAAAAACGGTCTGGCATGTATCACGCCGGTCTCTGCGCTGGGTAACGGCACGAAGAAAATTGTTATCCGTCCACTGCCTGGTTTACCGGTGATCCGCGACCTCGTGGTAGACATGGGACAATTCTATGCACAGTATGAGAAGATTAAGCCTTTCCTGTTGAATAATGGGGAAAATCCTCCGGCGCGCGAGCATTTACAGAGCCCAGCCGAGCGTGAGCATCTGGACGGTTTGTACGAGTGTATTCTCTGCGCCTGCTGCTCAACGTCGTGCCCGTCGTTCTGGTGGAATCCGGACAAGTTTGTCGGTCCGGCTGGCCTGCTGGCCGCTTACCGTTTCCTGATCGACAGCCGCGACACGGAAACCAATGCGCGTCTCGACAATCTCAATGATGCTTTCAGTGTTTTCCGCTGTCACAGCATCATGAACTGTGTGAGCGTGTGCCCGAAAGGCCTAAACCCAACGCGCGCCATCGGCCATATTAAGTCGATGCTGCTGCAACGCGGGGCGTAA